Proteins found in one Homalodisca vitripennis isolate AUS2020 chromosome 4, UT_GWSS_2.1, whole genome shotgun sequence genomic segment:
- the LOC124360188 gene encoding carbonic anhydrase 2-like isoform X2 produces the protein MRGAVVLTFCSLATAYLNTNCPKVQFEIANESVMAPRLVGGPLTCHGEYEFSNLHVHWGTEDNLGGEHEINDRRFAIEGHCVHFKKKYQTIEEAEKHSDGLAVVAFFAKAGDVDNPKIDRLVELLPSIRYPNSSVTLAARDSLDWFDELAEPFNYFTCPGSLTTPPYTENVFWIVYPRPMSVSSRQVKAFRNLLSNDLMVNRENIRPVQPFNSRPLIYSVPKLQ, from the exons ATGCGAGGAGCCGTGGTGCTGACATTCTGCAGTCTTGCCACTGCATACTTGAATACCAACTGTCCAAAGG tGCAATTCGAAATAGCGAATGAAAGTGTGATGGCACCCCGACTGGTTGGCGGGCCATTAACTTGCCATGGAGAGTATGAGTTTTCCAATCTGCATGTACATTGGGGAACGGAAGATAATCTTGGCGGCGAGCACGAAATAAACGACAGAAG ATTTGCAATCGAAGGTCACTGTGTacatttcaaaaagaaatatcAAACAATAGAAGAAGCAGAAAAGCACTCAGATGGCTTGGCAGTAGTAGCATTTTTTGCCAAA GCTGGAGACGTTGATAACCCCAAGATCGATCGGTTGGTCGAGCTACTGCCCAGCATCAGGTACCCCAACTCCTCGGTGACCCTGGCGGCCAGAGACAGTCTGGACTGGTTTGATGAACTGGCGGAACCTTTCAACTACTTCACATGCCCCGGTTCTCTCACCACGCCTCCCTACACCGAAAATGTTTTCTGGATCGTCTACCCTCGGCCTATGTCCGTATCATCCAGACAG GTTAAAGCTTTCAGGAACCTGCTTTCAAACGATCTCATGGTCAACAGAGAAAACATCAGACCAGTGCAGCCTTTCAACTCAAGACCCCTGATATACTCCGTTCCAAAGTTGCAGTAG
- the LOC124360188 gene encoding carbonic anhydrase 7-like isoform X1 — protein sequence MRGAVVLTFCSLATAYLNTNCPKALNGWPKIHPPPNFKPNPAQGDLPPYHTPSLQSPINIRSSKAAKVKLPPLKFENMLNDGVRVIMRNTGTTVQFEIANESVMAPRLVGGPLTCHGEYEFSNLHVHWGTEDNLGGEHEINDRRFAIEGHCVHFKKKYQTIEEAEKHSDGLAVVAFFAKAGDVDNPKIDRLVELLPSIRYPNSSVTLAARDSLDWFDELAEPFNYFTCPGSLTTPPYTENVFWIVYPRPMSVSSRQVKAFRNLLSNDLMVNRENIRPVQPFNSRPLIYSVPKLQ from the exons ATGCGAGGAGCCGTGGTGCTGACATTCTGCAGTCTTGCCACTGCATACTTGAATACCAACTGTCCAAAGG CACTAAATGGTTGGCCTAAAATACACCCACCcccaaattttaaaccaaatCCAGCCCAAGGAGATTTGCCACCTTATCACACTCCATCCCTACAATCGCCCATCAACATCCGCTCCAGCAAAGCCGCCAAGGTCAAACTGCCACCCCTTAAGTTTGAGAACATGCTAAACGATGGTGTGCGAGTCATTATGAGAAATACTGGGACAACGG tGCAATTCGAAATAGCGAATGAAAGTGTGATGGCACCCCGACTGGTTGGCGGGCCATTAACTTGCCATGGAGAGTATGAGTTTTCCAATCTGCATGTACATTGGGGAACGGAAGATAATCTTGGCGGCGAGCACGAAATAAACGACAGAAG ATTTGCAATCGAAGGTCACTGTGTacatttcaaaaagaaatatcAAACAATAGAAGAAGCAGAAAAGCACTCAGATGGCTTGGCAGTAGTAGCATTTTTTGCCAAA GCTGGAGACGTTGATAACCCCAAGATCGATCGGTTGGTCGAGCTACTGCCCAGCATCAGGTACCCCAACTCCTCGGTGACCCTGGCGGCCAGAGACAGTCTGGACTGGTTTGATGAACTGGCGGAACCTTTCAACTACTTCACATGCCCCGGTTCTCTCACCACGCCTCCCTACACCGAAAATGTTTTCTGGATCGTCTACCCTCGGCCTATGTCCGTATCATCCAGACAG GTTAAAGCTTTCAGGAACCTGCTTTCAAACGATCTCATGGTCAACAGAGAAAACATCAGACCAGTGCAGCCTTTCAACTCAAGACCCCTGATATACTCCGTTCCAAAGTTGCAGTAG